The sequence AGCTAATAGAGTGCCATTGGCATCATATATATTTCCACGCTGGGCAGGAATAGGAATTTGATCGACCGCTTGTTTGCTCCAAAGCGCGCGAAGTTCTTCTCCTTCAAAGTAATTGATCCGGATTAACTGGAAACCCAGTGCGCAAGGGATGAGAAGTATCAACCCAAGAACGATAAACATTCGGCTTAATATGGCAGTGCGTTCATCCATCTGATTACTCCTTTATGATGATGACTTTATCTGCCGGACCGCCGTTTACAAAGCCTTGTTCTTCGGCTTTACGGTAAATCTCCGCAGGACCAATCATTCGGTCATGGCGAAGTTTAAGCTCATCGTATTGAGCCCGGGCGCGATTGTATTCTGCTTCCAGCGTCTGTACTTCTTCGAGAAGTTGCTGAGTAGCAAATACGTGGGTAAGATAGAGCAAACCTAATGCCCCGATGATGATACTTCCTACAATCACCTTCCAGGGTTTGACCTTGGGGAGGCCAATTTTAGTGCTTGCCTTACCCGTATGCTTTGCCTGACGTTTGTTTTTTGGGGAGGAAGATTTATTGTCGGGCAAAGATACTTTGCGAAGGTTTGGGCGAATGTCATGCTTTTTAAGTGGGGATTGCACGATCATGATCCGCCCCCTTCTACTTTTTCAGCAATCCGGAGTTTAGCGCTCCGGGATGCTGGATTTACGGAAACCTCTTCTTCTTTGGGGGTAATAACCTGTTTAGTAACAGGCGTTATTGGGGATATCGGGTTTCCGTAAAAGTCTTTCTCAATTTTGCCTTCAAAGTTACCGGCTTTAAAAAAACGTTTAACAATGCGGTCTTCGAGGGAGTGGTACGAAATAGCAACAATACGTCCGCCGGGCTTCAAAACTTCGAGCGATTCTTCCATCACTCGTTCCAACATATCCAGTTCGCGATTTACTTCAATGCGAATTCCCTGAAATACTCGTGCAAGAGATTTTATCTCATATCGCTTGTTCACGACTTCGGAAACAACTTTCTGTAATTCACCAGTTGTTTCGATAGGGCGGTTTTCAATAATTGCGCGGGCAATCGGGCGACTTTGTTTTTCTTCGCCGTAGTGAAAGATCACATCACGCAGCTTTTCGTACTCATATTCATTTACCACCTGATACGCAGAAACTCCGGAAAGATTTCCCATCCTCATGTCGAGCGGACCATCTTCCTGAAAACTAAATCCCCGTTCCGCTTCCTTAATCTGATGAGTTGAAACACCTAAATCTAATAGGATTCCGGCTATCTGACCGTGGGTTTGGGGAGGTAGAAGAGTGGCCAGATAGCCGAAATTTCCTTTTATGGGGATAAAGCGAGGGTCATTACCAATATTTGCTGAAGCAGCTTCAAGTGCTTCATCGTCTTGGTCGATACCATAAAGCCTTCCATCTTCGCCGAGGTGTTTTAAAATTTCTTTGGAATGTCCACCACCTCCAAGAGTGCCATCTACATAGATGCCATCCTTGTCCGTGATGAGGCCCTCAACGGATTCATTTAATAAAACCGGGATATGTTGGTGATATGTAGTCATCTCAAGCAACATCGGTTTCAGGATTATCTCCCATCACTTGTTCAAAAATTTCTTCAAAGGCTCCGTCGTCGAGGGCAGCATCAGCTTCCTCTAATTTAGCCGGGTCCCACACCTCTATATATTCACCCATTCCAAGGAATACCGCTTTGCCGTTGATGGCAGCATATTCTGTGAGGTCGGAAGGCAGGGCAATACGGTTTTGCTTGTCAAGGGACACGTCTTCCGCATAGCGCAGAAAATTTCTTTTAGCGAGTCGGCCTTTTTTGGTGAAGTTATTTATGCGGGATAGTTTTTCTTCAACATGAGACCACTCATCTTCGGGGTATAAATAAAGGCAGGATTCCTGACCGCGTACAATAGTAAAGCGTTCTTGTGCGGAAGGACTCAAAGATTTGCGTAACTTGGCAGGGAAGGCCACGCGGCCTTTGGCATCTATACTATGCTCGTATTGTCCTTTAAAACTTGGCACGATATCCCTGCGTGATTTTAGATTGCTTATATATAAGGTGAAAAAGAGAAGTCCCCACTATCTCCCACTTCACCCCACAATGTACCCTAAAGAACCACTTTGTGTCAAGAGGTTTCCCTGAGAAAGTTTAAAAATAGCGTAGGTGCGTTTTTTGACAGCTGGGGCAAGTTTTTGATTAGCTTAACATATCTTGCATATATGTAGCGCAGAATGGCTTTTTTATGATTAGCTCAAAAGTCAGTGCGGAGAAATTACTGAAAAAATAGCCTGGTGGGAGAGAGTGGTAGACTTTTTAGAGGTGCTAGAAAAACACGCCAAATTGATCGAATTTCAAACAGATTTAGGGTCCAGCTTTAGCAGTCTTTTGCTCGGTCAGGAAATATAGTATTAGTTCTCAAGCAGATTATATTTCTTCATAATTTCTAAAACTTCAGGAATTGGAAGAGCTTCCTGAGTATGTCCGCGATCTCCGGTTATTGTGGTTGCCATAAATAGGGAATTTAAAATGGCTTCTTCAGTAGCTTCTACTGCTGCAAGAAAAAGCGGGGTGGTGGCTGAGTTTTCGAGTTCGGTATAAGTTTGAGTTGATCCAGAATTTCCGGTTTCGATTCTAACATCTTCACTCGTTGAAAACGCGATCACATAATCGCCACTTCCATTAGAGGCAAAACCACCAACACGGGCAATTCCAAGTAAAGCTCTTTTGGCGAGTCGTTCTAAATTTCTTGAAAGGAGGGGAGCATCAGTAGCCACAATAATCATGATAGAGCCGTCCACATCATAAGGTACTGCACTTGCTAGGTAGTGATTCTCAAGTTCTTCCCCAACCGGCGCTCCGTTTATAGTTAGCACTCCTCCAAAATTAGACTGAACCAAAACGCCAACAGTGTACCCTCCCAGCTTTTCAGGGAGCTGCCGAGAAGAAGTCCCAATTCCACCTTTAAAACCCAGCGCTGAAGTTCCAGATCCGGCACCAACAGAACCTTCTTCAACAGATCCTGTTTTAGCATTTTGGATAGCTTCGGAAACATGCTCCATAGTAATGTGCCGACCTCGGATATCATTCAACCAGCCATCATTGGTTTCTCCAACTACCGGATTTACTGATCGCACATTTTCATTACCGGCCTGATTTAAGATATAATCAGTAATTCCATTGGCTACGGTATGAATACTCAATGTATTGGTTAGACCAATAGGTGTTTCAATTTCACCCAACTCTCTGATCTGTGTAAACCCCAATGCTTTTCCATATCCATTACCTACATATACTGCCGCAGGTACCCGGCTTTTAAATACATCGCCCTGATGAGGGAAAATCATTGTTACACCGGTTCGGATATTTTCGCCTTCTATAACCGTTGCATGCCCCACACTTACCCCATCTGCATCAGTGATAGCATTGATAGGTCCAGGTGTTAGGATTCCCGGTTTGATACCAAGGTCTCTGGCGCGTTGGCGGTCTTGGGAATAAGAAGTATTTGTAGCTAACGTAAGAGCTAGAAAAACTAAAAGTGTTTTCATAAAAATCATGATCTGAAATTTAGATTACAATAACTCAGATCAGATTCGAAATCAAAAATAGATTTATCACTCTATAAAACTTCCTATATCAATAATATCTCCTAAAACTCCGGCGGCAGTAACGTCGCGACCGGCTCCTGGTCCTTGAATTACAATAGGAGAAGTTGAATATCTCTTGGTATAAATCTGAATCAAATTATCGGTACCCTTCAATCCACCGAGCGGTGACTCTCCTTTCACGTCCTGCACACCTACTTGTATTCCATCAGGGGTGAACTTACCGACATAGCGGAGCTTCTTATTGTTAACCATGGCCTGAGCATTACGGCTTTTCCAATGGCCATCAAATTCGGGGAGATGATCTAAAAATTCTTCAGTAGAAAGCGAGATCAACTTTTCAGGTACTAAAGTATCAACGCGGATTTGATTTCTCTCAAAAGTATAACCACAAGTTCGGGCCAGGATAAGAAATTTACGGGCTACGTCTTCTCCGGATAAATCCTCCCGAGGATCAGGTTCTGAATATCCGTCTTGTTTTGCTTTTCGGACAGCTTCACTGAAAGGAACTCCATTTTGAAGCTGGGTAAATAGGAAAGTCATAGTTCCTGAAGCTACACCTGATATCTCGGTAACCTCATCACCGCTGTTCAGTAATGTTTTAATGGTGCTTATTACTGGAAGCCCTGCACCTACCGCTGTTTCGTATCGATACTGAGCACGACCTGAGTCATTGGCTTTAATCAGGTGATTGAAATAATCCTGCCCAAACGTATTTGCCCGCTTGCTGGGTGTTGCAATATGAACTCCATGAGTCAATAAATGCTGATATTGATGGGCAACAACTTCGCTTCCTGTGGCATCAACAAAAACCAGATTTCCATCACTTTGATTGATGAGTTGATCAGGAATGACATTCCAATCAGTTGGTTCGCCCTGGCTTAGTTTCCGGTCTTCCAGAAAAGCATCGACATCAGGGTTCCATTTAGTGAATGAGCTGTTACAAACTCCAATAATTCTTAAGTCATAGAGATCATGATTGAGTTCCTGAATGAGTTTGGTAAGCGTTCCACCTACAGCTCCGATTCCGGCAATAAAAAGCCGAATTTTTTTCTTTTTAATGGAGAGGTTTTTTTGTGAATCAGAAGATGATTTTTTTAATGTGAGTGTCATGATTTTACTTCGGTGAGTGAGTGAAAAAATGATTGCAATTGAGTGTTGAGCTGATCGAATTCGATCAGGAAGGCGTCGTGTCCGTAAGGAGAATCTAACTGTGCAAAGTGGCTGTTCGGAATAAGCTCAGCCAGCTCTTGTTGTTCGCCGATGGGATAAAGCTTGTCGCTTTCAAACCCAACAACTAAAACCGGTTTATCTAATTTTGCCAAAACGCTTTCAAAGGAACCACGATTACGGGAAACATCATGGGAATCCATAGCTTTAGTTAAGGTGACATAAGAGTTGGCATCAAATCGTCCAACTAATTTCTGCCCCTGGTAATTCAGATAGGATTCAACCTGATATATTTCTTTTTCGGGATGAACTTCACGGCTGAATTTTTTGGTATAATTTTCCGGTGTTCTGTAGGTGATCATTGCCATAGCCCGGGCTGCGGCTAACCCTTTCTCAGGTGGATTCTTTTTTGAATAAAATCCGCCATTCCAGTTCTTGTCTGCATAAATGGCCATTCGCTGAGCTTGGCTAATACCAATGGCCCAAGGGGAATGTGCTTTTCCCATGGCAAAAAGAGCCGCTGCTTTCACCCGGTCATCTATAAGGGCAAACTCCAGGGCAGTCATTCCACCCAAAGATCCTCCAACTACCAGTTTGATTCCTGTGATACCCAGTTCATCCAGCAACTTTTGATTAAACCTCACAATATCACGGATGGTGATATCGGGGAAATCAGCTTGCCAAGCCTTGCCTGTTTCCGGGTTGATGGATTCAGGCCCGGTAGAACCATAACAGCTACCAAGAATATTGGTACAGATGATAAAGTGTTTATCTGGATTGATGGTTTTATCTGTCCCAATCAAACCGCCAAACCAAACGTCGGCATCGGTGTTGCCTGTAAGTGCATGGCAAATGAATACCACATTATCCTTTTCGGTATTTAGTTTTCCCCAGCTTCGGTAGGAGATTACCGGATCTGTTATTTCCACACCTGACTCGGTAGTAAAGGAAGACTCGAAGCTATGGATTAAAGGTTTTGTCATCTATATGTTGGTTTTTTTTGAAAAAGAGAACGAGCTTATCCAGCCCGTTCTCAATGAGTGGTATTGGACGATTATGCTGTTACTTTAATTTTGGCAAAGGCCTTCTCGAAGTCTTCGATAATGTCATCGATATGCTCAATTCCTACCGATACACGGATCAGGTCGCCTTTAACACCACTAGCTTGTTGTTCCTTATCCGTTAGCTGTTGATGGGTTGTAGATGCTGGATGTATAACCAGGGTTTTTGCATCGCCTACATTAGCTAGGTGACTTGAAAGCTCCACACCTTCAATGAATTCTCGGGCGGCATCATATCCGCCTTTTACACCAAACGTAAAGACTGATCCGAAATGATCTTTCTTCAGATACTTCTTCGCACGCTCGTGGTAGTCGTGCTCAGGAAGTCCGGTGTAATTGATCCACTCAATAGCTTCATGTCCTTTCAGGAATTTAGCGAGCTTAAGTGCGTTTTCGCTGTGTCGTTCAACTCTTAAGGAAAGAGTTTCTAAGCCTTGAAGCAGCAGAAAACTGTTGAAAGGGGATTGAGACGAGCCTACATCCCGAAGTCCTTCTACCCTTGCACGGATCGCAAAAGCGATGTTTCCAAACGGACCGTCTTCACCAAAAACTTCCCAAAACTTTAATCCGTGATAAGAAGGGGAAGGTTCACTGAAGCCTGGAAATTTACCGTTGCCCCAGTTGAAGTTTCCACCATCTACGATCACGCCACCGATGGAAGTTCCGTGTCCGCCAATCCATTTAGTGGCTGATGCGGTTACCACATTAGCGCCATGTTTTAATGGCTGGACCAAAGCTCCGCCGGCGCCAAAGGTATTATCAACTACGAGAGGGATGTCATGCTTTTTAGCTAAAGCAGAAAGCCCTTCGAAATCAGCTACGTTTCCGCGCGGATTTCCAATGGATTCTACATAGATGGCTTTTGTTTTGTCATCAATATGCTTTTCAAAAGCTTCAATGGAATCGTCTTCAGCAAAGTTCACTTTTATTCCCAATCGGGGTAATGTCACTTTAAACTGATTATAGGTTCCACCATAAAGGAACTGCGTGGAGACGATGTTATCACCGGCTTCGGCTAAATTGGTGATGGCTAAAAACTGTGCAGCTTGTCCTGATGAGGTTGCTAATGCAGCGGTTCCGCCTTCTAAAGCAGCAAGCCGGTTTTCAAATACATCGTTGGTTGGGTTCATGATCCGGGTATAAATATTCCCAAATTCACGAAGTGCAAAAAGATTAGCAGCGTGCTCCGAATTATCAAAGTTGAAAGAAGTAGTTTGATAAATGGGAACCGCTCTGGATCCGGTTGTTGGATCGGGTTCTTGTCCCGCATGTAGCTGCAGGGTTTCAAATTTGAAGTCGCGTTTTTCTTTTTCGTTGCTCATGATTAACTGATTTTTGAGTAAGTGTTGTTTGTTTTTGAGTCTTAAAATTGTTGATTCTCCTCCTCAAGACTTTTTTCAAATCATAAAAAAAGCCTCTTTCAGAGATGAATCCGAAAGAGGCTTTATGTCAAAAACCAAAATCTGTTCGAACTCATCTTTTCCCTAAACCTTTACAGATTAGAGACAGGATGTAGCACCTTTTCCCTGCACATAACAAGTTATATGCGGGACGGTTGCCAAGGCTTCAAAGGACCTGATCCCTCCACCTTTCGTAATGAGAATGCAACTAATGTAAAAGAACGATTGAAATATTATCCAACAAAAAAGCCCTTGTGAGTTACATTCAAAAGGGCTGTCTAAAAATTTATTGTATCAAGCCCTTAGGTCTGTGCCACGCACATACACATGCAACACATAATTACACAAGAGCTGTTGATATTTTGTCGGATTAATTTCATTGCACTAATGTTAAGGGTAGATTTTGGAAGGCGCAAATTATTTTTTGTTTTTTGGAAATAGCCTTTCAAATGGTAAGAATGTTGGGCATCATTACATCCAACATCTTTGGTTGCTTCGTAAATGATAGTAATAACTAATTAACAATTAAGCATGACGAATAGCGTACAAGAATATTACGGTAAGGTCCTTAAGAGTACGAATGATTTAAAAACAACGGCCTGCTGTACTACGGAGAATATTCCTGATTATCACAAAAAAATACTAGCTGATATAGAAGATGAAGTATTGGCGAAATTCTATGGTTGCGGATCACCCATTCCATCTGAGCTGGAAGGGAAAGTGGTTTTAGATCTTGGCTGTGGGAGCGGGAGGGATGTTTATTTGGCTTCGAAATTAGTAGGTCCTGACGGTCATGTGATTGGGGTTGATATGACCGAAGAGCAACTGGATGTAGCAAACCGAAACCTCGATAAGCAAATGAAAAAGTTTGGTTTCGAAAAACCCAATGTAGAATTCAAGAACGGGTATATCGAAGATCTGAAAGCAATTGGAATCGAAGACAACTCTGTTGATGTAGTGATTTCGAATTGTGTGATCAATCTATCGCCGGATAAAAGGAGGGTTTATGAGGAGATATTTCGTGTACTGAAACCGGGTGGGGAATTATATTTTTCAGATGTTTTTTCTGACCGAAGAGTGCCTCAGCACCTAGTGGATGATCCCGTTCTATTTGGAGAATGCCTGTCAGGAGCATTATATATCGAAGACTTCCGCCGCATGCTTAGAGATGTTGGATGTCTTGATTATCGAGTTGTTACCGGACATAAAATTGATATCGAGAACGCCGAAATTGAGCAAAAAGTAGGAATGGTCAACTTTGAATCACTGACCATTAGAGCTTTTAAACTGGATGCCGTTGAAGATATCTGCGAAGACTACGGTCAGGTAGCAACATATCAGGGCACTATACCAGAATCGCCTCACGCATTTATGTTAGATGATCATCATCTTTTTGAAACTGGGAAGCCTATGCTGGTTTGTGGCAATACAGCTGCAATGGTTGAAGAAACCCGATACGGGAAGCATTTCAAAGTAACAGGAAACCGGAACACACATTTTGGAGCCTTCGATTGTGAGCCTTCCTCTTCACCCAGTTCTTCAGAAGATTCAGCGATGGGTGCCTGCTGTTAATCAATATCCCAAATTCCGAACCCAGCCTTCTTTTTCTCTCCATTTTTCACGGACTTTCACATGGAGTTCCAGGTAGACCTGCTTCCCAATAAATCCTTCAACAGATTTTCGGGCTTCAATACCGAGTTCTTTGATGGCTGATCCGCCTTTTCCAATCAGCATTCCTTTTTGGGATTTCTGGTTTACAATGATGTCGGCATGAATGCGATCGATGTCCACATCTTCATCATATGAAATAACTTCAACCGTACAGGAGTAGGGGATTTCCTGGTGAAATTGCAGAAATATTTGCTCTCTTATTAACTCTGACACAAAGAATCGAACGGGGTGCTCGCTTAGGTCTTCTTTTGGATAGAAGGGCGGTCCGGGCAACAGGCCTTTTTTTACCTCTTCCATCAGTTCTTCAACTCCTGTTCCCATAGTTGCAGAAATATAGTGAACGGACCGGATTTTCATTTTTGCTTCAAGATCTGCCACTGATTTTTCCGCTTTTTCCTGATTGGCAGCATCCATTTTATTCACCACTAAATAGATGGGTTTATTGATGGATTTAATCAGATTTACCACATCATCCGGCGGGTGTGTATCCATTGGGTCATGGATGAAGAGTATGAGATCGGCATCAGAACGGGCTCGTTCTACTGTCTTCATCATGGCTTTTTGGAGCTCATATTTCGGACTGATAACTCCGGGTGTATCCAAGAAAACAATTTGGGTATCCTCATCCGAAAAAATCCCAACAATCTGATGGCGCGTAGTCTGAGCTTTATGAGTAGTAATAGAAATTTTACTCCCCAGAATATTATTCATCAGCGTAGATTTCCCAGCATTCGGCTTTCCGATGATGGCTACATATCCAGACTTATGAGGCTTATTTTCCATGGTTTTTTTGTGTTTCAGTGTGGAAGTGTATGTGTGTTAAAGCGTCGGGTTTGTTTAAAAAACGTAGACACTTTAACACACATGCACTTTTTCAATCAACGAGTCTTTTCAGTTCGGTTATCAGCATCAATGCTTCGATAGGAGTCATGCGGTTTGGATCTGTTGCTTCCAGCTTATTCAGTACGGTCTCGATCCTTGGATCCACATGCGTTTGAAACATCGTCATCTGACTCGTTTCTTCCTGCCTATCTACTTTCTCTGATAAATTCTTTGCGGCTTCTTTTTTGGAGGAAGCTTCTTTCTCAATAGATCCATTTTTGTTGGTAATATCGAGGCTATGGCTTTCGAGGTTTTTCAGAATTTCTTTAGCTCTTTCAATGACCACTTGAGGAAGCCCGGCCATGTCAGCGACTTGAATTCCGTAGCTGTGGTCTGCTCCACCCCGAATCAATTTCCTTAAGAA comes from Balneola sp. and encodes:
- a CDS encoding GTPase Era, translating into MENKPHKSGYVAIIGKPNAGKSTLMNNILGSKISITTHKAQTTRHQIVGIFSDEDTQIVFLDTPGVISPKYELQKAMMKTVERARSDADLILFIHDPMDTHPPDDVVNLIKSINKPIYLVVNKMDAANQEKAEKSVADLEAKMKIRSVHYISATMGTGVEELMEEVKKGLLPGPPFYPKEDLSEHPVRFFVSELIREQIFLQFHQEIPYSCTVEVISYDEDVDIDRIHADIIVNQKSQKGMLIGKGGSAIKELGIEARKSVEGFIGKQVYLELHVKVREKWREKEGWVRNLGY
- the mraZ gene encoding division/cell wall cluster transcriptional repressor MraZ codes for the protein MPSFKGQYEHSIDAKGRVAFPAKLRKSLSPSAQERFTIVRGQESCLYLYPEDEWSHVEEKLSRINNFTKKGRLAKRNFLRYAEDVSLDKQNRIALPSDLTEYAAINGKAVFLGMGEYIEVWDPAKLEEADAALDDGAFEEIFEQVMGDNPETDVA
- a CDS encoding aminopeptidase, with the protein product MKTLLVFLALTLATNTSYSQDRQRARDLGIKPGILTPGPINAITDADGVSVGHATVIEGENIRTGVTMIFPHQGDVFKSRVPAAVYVGNGYGKALGFTQIRELGEIETPIGLTNTLSIHTVANGITDYILNQAGNENVRSVNPVVGETNDGWLNDIRGRHITMEHVSEAIQNAKTGSVEEGSVGAGSGTSALGFKGGIGTSSRQLPEKLGGYTVGVLVQSNFGGVLTINGAPVGEELENHYLASAVPYDVDGSIMIIVATDAPLLSRNLERLAKRALLGIARVGGFASNGSGDYVIAFSTSEDVRIETGNSGSTQTYTELENSATTPLFLAAVEATEEAILNSLFMATTITGDRGHTQEALPIPEVLEIMKKYNLLEN
- a CDS encoding methyltransferase type 11 — encoded protein: MTNSVQEYYGKVLKSTNDLKTTACCTTENIPDYHKKILADIEDEVLAKFYGCGSPIPSELEGKVVLDLGCGSGRDVYLASKLVGPDGHVIGVDMTEEQLDVANRNLDKQMKKFGFEKPNVEFKNGYIEDLKAIGIEDNSVDVVISNCVINLSPDKRRVYEEIFRVLKPGGELYFSDVFSDRRVPQHLVDDPVLFGECLSGALYIEDFRRMLRDVGCLDYRVVTGHKIDIENAEIEQKVGMVNFESLTIRAFKLDAVEDICEDYGQVATYQGTIPESPHAFMLDDHHLFETGKPMLVCGNTAAMVEETRYGKHFKVTGNRNTHFGAFDCEPSSSPSSSEDSAMGACC
- the metX gene encoding homoserine O-acetyltransferase, with the translated sequence MTKPLIHSFESSFTTESGVEITDPVISYRSWGKLNTEKDNVVFICHALTGNTDADVWFGGLIGTDKTINPDKHFIICTNILGSCYGSTGPESINPETGKAWQADFPDITIRDIVRFNQKLLDELGITGIKLVVGGSLGGMTALEFALIDDRVKAAALFAMGKAHSPWAIGISQAQRMAIYADKNWNGGFYSKKNPPEKGLAAARAMAMITYRTPENYTKKFSREVHPEKEIYQVESYLNYQGQKLVGRFDANSYVTLTKAMDSHDVSRNRGSFESVLAKLDKPVLVVGFESDKLYPIGEQQELAELIPNSHFAQLDSPYGHDAFLIEFDQLNTQLQSFFHSLTEVKS
- a CDS encoding O-acetylhomoserine aminocarboxypropyltransferase (catalyzes the formation of L-methionine and acetate from O-acetyl-L-homoserine and methanethiol), translating into MSNEKEKRDFKFETLQLHAGQEPDPTTGSRAVPIYQTTSFNFDNSEHAANLFALREFGNIYTRIMNPTNDVFENRLAALEGGTAALATSSGQAAQFLAITNLAEAGDNIVSTQFLYGGTYNQFKVTLPRLGIKVNFAEDDSIEAFEKHIDDKTKAIYVESIGNPRGNVADFEGLSALAKKHDIPLVVDNTFGAGGALVQPLKHGANVVTASATKWIGGHGTSIGGVIVDGGNFNWGNGKFPGFSEPSPSYHGLKFWEVFGEDGPFGNIAFAIRARVEGLRDVGSSQSPFNSFLLLQGLETLSLRVERHSENALKLAKFLKGHEAIEWINYTGLPEHDYHERAKKYLKKDHFGSVFTFGVKGGYDAAREFIEGVELSSHLANVGDAKTLVIHPASTTHQQLTDKEQQASGVKGDLIRVSVGIEHIDDIIEDFEKAFAKIKVTA